In Streptococcus uberis, a single window of DNA contains:
- a CDS encoding YiiX/YebB-like N1pC/P60 family cysteine hydrolase: MINKKIIFTSLTVICISNCNIVSAEDKVSNESYFPSNQIEKWERDILEKADRDIPVGDIKANDGKIFRSSTGLWSWRDGIICITDSHAKSPLFNNGHAGIVAAAPYYDATIEANPNDGVQPKYGKWDERFGGSKVYQYGVTKTSVIQDQNAAIWAAKQINKPYNHNFFDIGRRDRFYCSQLVWAAYKDISGIDIGTWEWGHAIHPFELMNSKETTLLYRNK; this comes from the coding sequence ATGATTAATAAAAAAATTATATTTACAAGTTTGACAGTAATATGTATATCAAATTGTAACATTGTTTCCGCAGAAGATAAGGTAAGTAACGAATCGTACTTTCCGTCAAACCAAATTGAAAAATGGGAGAGAGATATACTAGAAAAGGCTGACCGAGATATACCAGTAGGTGATATAAAAGCAAATGATGGAAAAATTTTTCGTTCTTCTACTGGTTTATGGTCATGGAGGGATGGAATAATTTGTATTACTGACTCACATGCTAAAAGTCCTTTGTTTAACAATGGTCATGCGGGTATTGTTGCTGCGGCACCATACTATGATGCTACAATTGAAGCAAATCCTAATGATGGTGTTCAACCAAAATATGGTAAGTGGGATGAAAGATTTGGAGGTAGCAAAGTTTATCAATATGGTGTAACTAAAACAAGTGTTATCCAGGATCAAAACGCAGCTATTTGGGCGGCAAAACAGATTAATAAACCCTATAATCATAATTTCTTTGATATAGGCCGAAGAGATAGATTTTATTGCTCACAACTTGTCTGGGCAGCTTATAAAGATATTTCAGGAATTGATATTGGAACATGGGAATGGGGACATGCAATTCATCCTTTTGAGCTTATGAACTCAAAAGAAACGACATTACTTTACAGAAATAAATAA